The Anaerolineae bacterium sequence TACGTACCTTCTCCGTCCGGCTGAACTTCGGGTGCTTCTCGAAGCCCTCCAGCAGCCTCCCGGTCCAGTCCTCGCCCCGGTAACGTACCTGAATGTACCAGGTCTGGTGGTTGATGCCGGCACAGATTATGTCTACATCCTTGGTGGTGACCCTCTGGTAGGCCGAGCTATCCGGGTCCTTGCCCTCGTTGATCAGGAGCTCGATCACCTCGGCGATCTGCTGGTGGCCCCCTTGCACGCCGTGGCACAGGCCCACCGTGTATACACGCCCATACTGACTGGCCGCCCACACGTTCATGGCATTGGGGTTGGCGTAGTTGAGGAACAGGGCCTCCGGCTGGGCCACCTCGCGGATGTCCCGGCAGAAGTCGAGCACCTGGGGGATGTTGCGCTGGCCGTACATGATCCCGCCGGCGCACAGAGTATCCCCCACACACTGGTCCACCCCGTACTTGAGCGGGATGTCTATGTCGAGCTGGAAGGCATCGAGCCCGCCGATGCGAGTAGTGTTGACCACGTAGTCGGCCCCCTCCAGGGCCTGCCGCCGGTCGGTGGTGGCGACCACGGTAGCGGGCAGGTTGTTGGCCCGGACGTCCCTCTCCACCAGTTGCGCCACCAGATCGAGATACTGCCGGTTGATGTCCATGAGGGCGATGGTGGAGTCGGCAAGCTCGGGCACCGACAGCACGTCCCGGACCAACCGCCGGGCAAAGGTGACGCTGCCGGCACCGATGATGGTGATCTTCACGGCCATGTCCAGTAACCCCCTCTACTTTCGCATCTGCGGACCAGCACGAGTGGGTCCACTCGCGTCCTGTATAACACAACCTCTCCCGGTTGGCATGCCGACCTTCACGCAAAGGCGCCACACGCCAGAGGCAGAGCGACCACTATACCTCCCTTCTTTTCCTTGCGGCTTGGCCTCTTTGCGTGAAGCACCTGCTCCCTTACGAGACCCTGACCGCTGTGCTATCCTGGCGCGTGCCAGATGCCGTCACCCTGGGGCAAGGGGAGAGGCCAGGTAGGGATGTCAGTTCCAGGCCCAGAAGCGAGGCCGCAGCTCCTCAGCGGCGCTGCTGGCACCATGCGTGCCGAAGCCACGATCACCGCCCTGCTGGTGGGGGTAGGCACGCTCCTATTCGAGATCGCCCTCACCCGAGTCTTCTCCCTCTCTCAGGGCTATCACTTCGCCTTCCTGGCCGTCTCTCTCGCCCTGCTGGGCAACGCGGCGGGCGGGGCAGCAGTGGCGGCCGGTCTCGGGTTCCTGCGCCAGCCCACCTGGCGGCGGCCCTCCGCCTGGTGTGGGGGCGCCGGCCTGGCCATGCTCATGGTCCTAGCCGCCGTGGCTGTGCTCCCGGTGGACACCTACGCCCTGGCCTGGTCCCGGCGCCAGATCGCCTTGTTCGTGGTGTACGTGGCGGTGCTGGCCGTTCCTTTCGTGCTGGCGGGGGTTAGCCTGGCCCTCTGCTTCGAGCAGCGGGCGGAGGCGGGCTCCGTCTATGCCGGCAACCTGGTGGGCTCGGCCGCCGGGGCGCTGCTGGCAGCCCTCCTGCTCCCACACCTGGGGCCAGTACGGTGCATGGCCCTGGCGGCATCGGTAGCCTTCGCCGCCGTCCTCGGTCTGGCACGGCCCGAGGCCAGGCCGCTGCTGGTGCTGGTGTTGCTGGGGGCGGCCCTGGCGCCGTGGGAAGGGCTGCTGCCGCCTCGCCTCTCGCCCTACAAGCCGCTCTGGCAGTCGCTGCACGCACAAGGAGCCCAACTCGTCGCCTCCTACTGGTCGCGTTACGGGCGCATTGACGTCGTGGCCGGCCCCAACCTGCGCATGGCCGGGGGCGCCGACCTCGAGTGCCCGCACACCGTGCCCCTTCAGCGACACGTGTTCGTGGACGGGGACAGCCCCAGCCCCATCCTGGAAGCCTCCTCGCCCGATGAAGTCCGGTTTGTACAGTGCCTCCCCGCCTGGCCGGCGCTGCGTCTGCGCCCGGCGCCGCGGGCCCTGGTGCTGGAGCCCACCGGAGACGTCCCCCTCTGGCTGGCACTGGCGGCGCTGCCGGGCGAAGTCACCGCGATGGTGCCCAATGATGGCGTGCGCGCTGCCCTGGAGAACGGCGGCTGGGGCAGCGGAGCGGTGTCGTCCGGGCACATCGCCATCGTGGGCGGGAATCCTCGCAGCGCTCTCCGGCAGGGACCGAAGTGGGATCTGATCTACTTGCCCCTGCGCGGGGGCTACCGCCCCGTAGGCTGGGGTGCCGCCAGTCTGGCCGAGGACTACGGCTTGACCGCCGACGCTCTGTTCGACGGGCTCGCCTCTCTAAACCCTGGGGGCTATCTTGTCGCCGAGAGCTGGTTGCAGCAGCCCCCTAGCGAAGAGCTGCGCCTCTGGCTTACCCTCATCGCTGCCCTGCGCCGGCACGGCGTTATCGATGTCAGCTCCCACCTGATGGCGGCTCGCTCCATGCAGACGGCGGTCATGATAGCCAGCCCCACCCCCTGGAGCGCCGCGGAACTGGCCTGGTTCCGCCGCGAAGCTGACGCGCTCGGCCTGGACCTAGTCTGGCTGCCCGGCCTGCGTGCGGAGGAGGCCAACCGACACAACCTCCTGCCCGAAGACCTCTACTACCGCACCTTTGCCCAGGCCCTGGGCCCGGACACCGACTGGATCGCCGCCTACCCCTTCGCCCTGGAGCCGGCCACGGACTCGCGTCCCTTCCCCCACGACTACTTCAAGTGGTCGCAGACGGGGCGCACCCTCAGCCAGGTAGGCCGGGTGGCCTTGCCCATGGGCGGGCTAGGGTTCCTCATCCTTCCGCTCACCCTGTTAGTGCTGGCGCCCCTGTCGGCAGCGCTTCTGGCACCGGCCCTGGTGCGCGCCCGGGCTCGGCCACCGGCGGCCGTCAGCGCCGGTTTCCTGGCTCTGGGGCTGGGCTACATGGCCGTCGAGCTCCCTCTCATGCAGCAGGTGCTGCTTGTCGTGCGCGACGTGCCCTCCACGATGGCGCTCGTGCTCAGCGCTATGCTGCTGGGCTCAGGCTTCGCCAGCGCCCTTAGCGACCGGTACCGGAGCCGGCTGTGGGCAGTCCAGCCGGCCCTCTGGGCAGTAGCGGCGTTACTGTGCCCTCGCTGGCTGCTGCCCTCGCTGCTCACGGCGCCGGGCTGGCTCCGGGCGATGGCCGTCTTCGCCCTGGGAGCTGGCATCGGGTTCGGGCTCGGAGGGGCGTTCCCCACCCTGATGCGGCTGTCCCTCAGGGAACCGGGCCAGCGCGCCTGGGCGGTGGCAGTCAACGGGACGGCCTCGGTCCTGGCGAGCGTACTCGCCACCGCGACCTCGGTGCTGGGGGGCTTCGAGCTCACTCTGGCCGTGGCCATCGCCGCCTATGCCGGCGTGGCTCTCCTAACGGTAAGTGGGGAGTGGTGAGTGGGGAGTGAGGGATGCCGGCTGGCAGCCACTATCCACTCCCTACTCCCCACTCACCACTCCCCACTCACTAGTGCTGTCCGGTGAGGGGAACGAAGGCCACTGACCCCAGGCTGGAGCGTTTGATGCCCTCGGGCGTCTTCTCTATCAGCCACAGCGTCTGAAAGAAGCCGGGCGGCCCTACGGGGATGACTAGCCGCCCTCCCTCCGCCAGTTGCTCCACCAGGCTGGGCGGCACGTGGTCCGGCGCTGCGGTGACGATGATGGCATCGTAGGGAGCGTGCTCCTCCCAGCCATAGTAACCGTCGCGTACCGCCGTCACCACCTTCGCGTAGCCCAGACTGTCGAGGCGCTCCCGGGCCGCGGCCGCCAGCTCCGGGATGATCTCTACCGAGTAGACGCTATCCGTGATCTCGGCGAGCACGGCCGCCTGATACCCGCTGCCCGTGCCCACCTCCAGCACCTTGTCGCCTGGCTCGACCTGCGCCAGCTGGGTCATCAGCGCCACGATGTACGGCTGAGAGATGGTCTGCCCGTACCCGATGGGCAGCGGCCAGTCGGCGTAGGCCTGGTCTCGGCTCTCGACCGGGACGAACTCGTGGCGCGGCACCGATTCCATGGCGGCCAGAACCGTCGGGTCGCTGATGTCGCGGTCCTGCATCTGCTTCTTCACCATCGCGGCACGCTCCCGGGCAAACCCATCCATACCCGCTGTCGCAGGCTGTCTCCCTCGACCCAGAGGCCCAATGCGCGTGGCCAGCGCCAGGACCACCAGGGCCAGGACCACGGCGACAATGCGATAGAGCACTGCCGAGCGCTTCACCCCGGCCGCTGCTCGCTCGTCTTCACTGAGTCCATCCTCCGCACCTGTGGTGTCAGACGAGTGGCTCACTGCATCACCTCCGCCTCCACTTTCTGGCCGCCCAGCGCGGATGATCGCCCCACTACAACTATCATTATACAATCGGTCGGCGATGTCCGGACGCCCAGAGGGCGCGCCGGGGCTTCGCCCCCTGCCGAGCACAATGCCTCAGAAGGGCCGACTCGCGCCCCAGCGGCAGAGGATACGCTGTCCCCTCACGGCAGCACGGCGTTGAAGCCTGACCGCTTCCGTCTATGATGGGAGGGGCACCGACAACCGGGAGGTATCCATGAGCTACGTGCGCGAAGCTCTCCGTCAGACGCTGGACCAAGTGAGCGTCATAGATCCTCACTGCCACCTGCGACCCCA is a genomic window containing:
- a CDS encoding alpha-glucosidase/alpha-galactosidase codes for the protein MAVKITIIGAGSVTFARRLVRDVLSVPELADSTIALMDINRQYLDLVAQLVERDVRANNLPATVVATTDRRQALEGADYVVNTTRIGGLDAFQLDIDIPLKYGVDQCVGDTLCAGGIMYGQRNIPQVLDFCRDIREVAQPEALFLNYANPNAMNVWAASQYGRVYTVGLCHGVQGGHQQIAEVIELLINEGKDPDSSAYQRVTTKDVDIICAGINHQTWYIQVRYRGEDWTGRLLEGFEKHPKFSRTEKVRIDVLRRFGYYSTESNGHLSEYLPWYRKRPEDIRKWVDLSSWIHGETGGYLRVCREGRNWFVEEAPKMLREEPPVYSYDTRSHEHGSWIIEALETGRVYRGHFNVVNHGIISNLPPDAVVEVPGYVDRNGISTPRVGDLPAGPAAICNASVSVQRLAVEAAVRGDVFLLKQAFMMDPLVGAVCDPPEISQMVDEMLVAQAQWLPQYQAEIPKARERLAREAPLGTKTWRGGARLGE
- a CDS encoding protein-L-isoaspartate(D-aspartate) O-methyltransferase, which produces MDGFARERAAMVKKQMQDRDISDPTVLAAMESVPRHEFVPVESRDQAYADWPLPIGYGQTISQPYIVALMTQLAQVEPGDKVLEVGTGSGYQAAVLAEITDSVYSVEIIPELAAAARERLDSLGYAKVVTAVRDGYYGWEEHAPYDAIIVTAAPDHVPPSLVEQLAEGGRLVIPVGPPGFFQTLWLIEKTPEGIKRSSLGSVAFVPLTGQH